One window of Oreochromis niloticus isolate F11D_XX linkage group LG23, O_niloticus_UMD_NMBU, whole genome shotgun sequence genomic DNA carries:
- the LOC100703705 gene encoding tumor necrosis factor receptor superfamily member 14 isoform X1, translated as MSDETFPHKTLRPDEQNQPLEVSTSSSCKYMYCPAVLLVRTPSSKISKTCFFFFFWTKETFSVSDQMSSRRKPVNAAAFLIILMTVFSGLGLSCHQGEYQIGNECCPKCLAGRRVKTHCTVDSSTSCLPCMTGTYTDKPNGLERCHHCTNCDSGSGLRIKTPCTVTSDTLCEPLEGFYCVQPTGHSCERAQEHKHCKPGQYISHNGTASTDTECSDCSSGTFSDGTFHSCQPHTRCYSLNLQLITAGTSAADAQCGEGSVNVGTAVGGAVAVIILIIGGGLLFWYLKKERRKNRTSSTLSE; from the exons atgagtgacgaaacgttcccccacaaaacgctacgtccagatgaacagaatcaacctttggaggTTTCTACCTCCAGTTCATGCAAATACAT GTATTGTCCAGCTGTTCTTCTGGTTAGAACTCCATCATCTAAAATCTCAAAGacatgtttcttcttcttcttttggacCAAGGAAACTTTCAGCGTGTCAGATCAGATGTCTTCAAGAAGGAAACCTGTGAATGCCGCAGCATTTCTG atAATTCTGATGACAGTCTTCAGTGGTCTCGGCCTCTCGTGCCATCAAGGAGAGTATCAGATAGGAAATGAATGCTGTCCGAAGTGTCTTGCAG GACGTCGAGTGAAAACTCACTGCACTGTGGATTCAAGCACATCCTGTCTGCCCTGCATGACTGGAACCTACACTGATAAACCTAATGGACTGGAACGATGTCATCACTGTACAAACTGTGACTCGG GTTCTGGTCTCAGAATAAAGACACCGTGTACAGTAACATCAGATACACTCTGTGAACCACTGGAGGGATTCTACTGTGTCCAGCCTACAGGACACAGCTGTGAGAGAGCACAGGAACACAAACACTGTAAACCAGGACAGTACATCAGTCACAATG GAACAGCATCCACAGACACTGAGTGCTCTGACTGCAGCAgtggaacattttcagatggaACATTTCACTCCTGTCAGCCACACACACG ATGTTACTCACTCAACCTTCAGCTGATAACAGCAGGAACATCTGCAGCTGATGCTCAGTGTGGAGAAGGCAGTGTTAATGTGGGAACAGCTGTTGGTGGAGCTGTAGCTGTTATAATTTTAATTATTGGAGGAGGATTATTATTTTGGTACTTAAAAAAGGAGAG GAGGAAAAACAGGACAAGCAGCACGTTATCAGAATGA
- the LOC100703972 gene encoding tumor necrosis factor receptor superfamily member 5 isoform X2, translated as MGSLKRTKSMERIDHFHRGPGAAITERCSPAVHSTPSSQISGTRFGKPVNPATFLVILIILMKVSSGLTCHPAEYQIGNECCPKCLAALGLRVKKQCIATSDTLCKPLEGFYCVHHTGHSCERAQEHKRCKPGQYISQNGTASTDTECSDCSSGTFSDGTFHSCQPHTQCYSLNLQQITAGTSAADAQCGEGSVNVPAAVGAAVIILIVIIGGGGLLYWHLKKRAPSNRPPIKEEGRDEEHLPMA; from the exons ATGGGATCCTTAAAGCGCACCAAGTCAATGGAAAGAATTGACCATTTTCACAGAGGACCAGGTGCTGCTATCACAGAGAG GTGTAGTCCAGCTGTTCACTCCACTCCATCGTCTCAAATCTCAGGGACACGTTTCGGAAAACCTGTGAATCCTGCAACATTTCTG gtAATTCTGATAATTCTGATGAAAGTCTCCAGTGGTCTCACATGTCATCCTGCAGAGTATCAGATAGGAAATGAATGCTGTCCGAAGTGTCTTGCAG CTCTTGGTCTTAGGGTAAAGAAGCAGTGTATAGCAACATCAGATACACTCTGTAAACCACTGGAGGGATTCTACTGTGTCCACCATACTGGACACAGCTGTGAGAGAGCACAGGAACACAAACGCTGTAAACCAGGACAGTACATCAGTCAGAACG GAACAGCCTCCACAGACACCGAGTGCTCTGACTGCAGCAgtggaacattttcagatggaACATTTCACTCCTGTcagccacacacaca ATGTTACTCACTCAACCTTCAGCAGATAACAGCAGGAACATCTGCAGCTGATGCTCAGTGTGGAGAAGGCAGTGTTAATGTCCCAGCAGCTGTTGGTGCAGCTGTtataattttaattgtaattattGGAGGAGGAGGATTATTATATTGGCACTTAAAAAAGAGGGCTCCGTCTAACAG ACCACCAATCAAAGAAGAAG gcCGAGATGAGGAACATTTACCGATGGCATAA
- the LOC100703705 gene encoding tumor necrosis factor receptor superfamily member 14 isoform X3: MSSRRKPVNAAAFLIILMTVFSGLGLSCHQGEYQIGNECCPKCLAGRRVKTHCTVDSSTSCLPCMTGTYTDKPNGLERCHHCTNCDSGSGLRIKTPCTVTSDTLCEPLEGFYCVQPTGHSCERAQEHKHCKPGQYISHNGTASTDTECSDCSSGTFSDGTFHSCQPHTRCYSLNLQLITAGTSAADAQCGEGSVNVGTAVGGAVAVIILIIGGGLLFWYLKKERRKNRTSSTLSE; encoded by the exons ATGTCTTCAAGAAGGAAACCTGTGAATGCCGCAGCATTTCTG atAATTCTGATGACAGTCTTCAGTGGTCTCGGCCTCTCGTGCCATCAAGGAGAGTATCAGATAGGAAATGAATGCTGTCCGAAGTGTCTTGCAG GACGTCGAGTGAAAACTCACTGCACTGTGGATTCAAGCACATCCTGTCTGCCCTGCATGACTGGAACCTACACTGATAAACCTAATGGACTGGAACGATGTCATCACTGTACAAACTGTGACTCGG GTTCTGGTCTCAGAATAAAGACACCGTGTACAGTAACATCAGATACACTCTGTGAACCACTGGAGGGATTCTACTGTGTCCAGCCTACAGGACACAGCTGTGAGAGAGCACAGGAACACAAACACTGTAAACCAGGACAGTACATCAGTCACAATG GAACAGCATCCACAGACACTGAGTGCTCTGACTGCAGCAgtggaacattttcagatggaACATTTCACTCCTGTCAGCCACACACACG ATGTTACTCACTCAACCTTCAGCTGATAACAGCAGGAACATCTGCAGCTGATGCTCAGTGTGGAGAAGGCAGTGTTAATGTGGGAACAGCTGTTGGTGGAGCTGTAGCTGTTATAATTTTAATTATTGGAGGAGGATTATTATTTTGGTACTTAAAAAAGGAGAG GAGGAAAAACAGGACAAGCAGCACGTTATCAGAATGA
- the LOC100703972 gene encoding tumor necrosis factor receptor superfamily member 14 isoform X1 — protein sequence MGSLKRTKSMERIDHFHRGPGAAITERCSPAVHSTPSSQISGTRFGKPVNPATFLVILIILMKVSSGLTCHPAEYQIGNECCPKCLAGSRVKTHCNEYRSTSCLPCMDGTFTDQPNGLERCSPCTTCHSALGLRVKKQCIATSDTLCKPLEGFYCVHHTGHSCERAQEHKRCKPGQYISQNGTASTDTECSDCSSGTFSDGTFHSCQPHTQCYSLNLQQITAGTSAADAQCGEGSVNVPAAVGAAVIILIVIIGGGGLLYWHLKKRAPSNRPPIKEEGRDEEHLPMA from the exons ATGGGATCCTTAAAGCGCACCAAGTCAATGGAAAGAATTGACCATTTTCACAGAGGACCAGGTGCTGCTATCACAGAGAG GTGTAGTCCAGCTGTTCACTCCACTCCATCGTCTCAAATCTCAGGGACACGTTTCGGAAAACCTGTGAATCCTGCAACATTTCTG gtAATTCTGATAATTCTGATGAAAGTCTCCAGTGGTCTCACATGTCATCCTGCAGAGTATCAGATAGGAAATGAATGCTGTCCGAAGTGTCTTGCAG GGAGTCGAGTGAAAACTCACTGTAATGAGTATAGAAGTACGTCATGTCTGCCATGCATGGATGGAACCTTCACTGATCAACCTAATGGACTAGAACGATGTTCTCCCTGTACCACCTGTCACTCAG CTCTTGGTCTTAGGGTAAAGAAGCAGTGTATAGCAACATCAGATACACTCTGTAAACCACTGGAGGGATTCTACTGTGTCCACCATACTGGACACAGCTGTGAGAGAGCACAGGAACACAAACGCTGTAAACCAGGACAGTACATCAGTCAGAACG GAACAGCCTCCACAGACACCGAGTGCTCTGACTGCAGCAgtggaacattttcagatggaACATTTCACTCCTGTcagccacacacaca ATGTTACTCACTCAACCTTCAGCAGATAACAGCAGGAACATCTGCAGCTGATGCTCAGTGTGGAGAAGGCAGTGTTAATGTCCCAGCAGCTGTTGGTGCAGCTGTtataattttaattgtaattattGGAGGAGGAGGATTATTATATTGGCACTTAAAAAAGAGGGCTCCGTCTAACAG ACCACCAATCAAAGAAGAAG gcCGAGATGAGGAACATTTACCGATGGCATAA
- the LOC100703705 gene encoding tumor necrosis factor receptor superfamily member 14 isoform X2: MAERVNFSFPAKCYFELAFRQNDTAKETFSVSDQMSSRRKPVNAAAFLIILMTVFSGLGLSCHQGEYQIGNECCPKCLAGRRVKTHCTVDSSTSCLPCMTGTYTDKPNGLERCHHCTNCDSGSGLRIKTPCTVTSDTLCEPLEGFYCVQPTGHSCERAQEHKHCKPGQYISHNGTASTDTECSDCSSGTFSDGTFHSCQPHTRCYSLNLQLITAGTSAADAQCGEGSVNVGTAVGGAVAVIILIIGGGLLFWYLKKERRKNRTSSTLSE, translated from the exons ATGGCGGAGAGGGTAAACTTCTCGTTTCCGGCTAAATGCTATTTTGAGTTGGCTTTCAGACAGAACGACACCGCTAAG GAAACTTTCAGCGTGTCAGATCAGATGTCTTCAAGAAGGAAACCTGTGAATGCCGCAGCATTTCTG atAATTCTGATGACAGTCTTCAGTGGTCTCGGCCTCTCGTGCCATCAAGGAGAGTATCAGATAGGAAATGAATGCTGTCCGAAGTGTCTTGCAG GACGTCGAGTGAAAACTCACTGCACTGTGGATTCAAGCACATCCTGTCTGCCCTGCATGACTGGAACCTACACTGATAAACCTAATGGACTGGAACGATGTCATCACTGTACAAACTGTGACTCGG GTTCTGGTCTCAGAATAAAGACACCGTGTACAGTAACATCAGATACACTCTGTGAACCACTGGAGGGATTCTACTGTGTCCAGCCTACAGGACACAGCTGTGAGAGAGCACAGGAACACAAACACTGTAAACCAGGACAGTACATCAGTCACAATG GAACAGCATCCACAGACACTGAGTGCTCTGACTGCAGCAgtggaacattttcagatggaACATTTCACTCCTGTCAGCCACACACACG ATGTTACTCACTCAACCTTCAGCTGATAACAGCAGGAACATCTGCAGCTGATGCTCAGTGTGGAGAAGGCAGTGTTAATGTGGGAACAGCTGTTGGTGGAGCTGTAGCTGTTATAATTTTAATTATTGGAGGAGGATTATTATTTTGGTACTTAAAAAAGGAGAG GAGGAAAAACAGGACAAGCAGCACGTTATCAGAATGA